The Chloracidobacterium sp. genome includes a window with the following:
- the secD gene encoding protein translocase subunit SecD has protein sequence MRENVLQRALVILVVTLGCLYVILIGWRAPRLDDFRSLDQIKKNLVANIKLGLDLKGGSHLVMQVMVDEALKKMTDDNAEKAKTMLENIGITVKEAKSLSNTQLVVTIADAGRITEARDKILEDFGKSEWTASLSGDTLTFTLTERAAQAYRQRAVEQAMLIIENRINAFGVAEPTLQRYGAEQNHQILLQLPGVDDPERVKKTLVLESNLELRPVDGTYRVYPTLEEAQTAIGSRTDVEALPLDEREDEEAFDEDGNPIPQPKRQPKPDAPTQYLVVSKTPVVVGRDLRDAFASSGSADGEGNYRIIFKLKDDAAKKFADWTGQNIGKGLAIVLNGRVKSAPTIRGQIRDTGEITGNFTKASAEDLALVLRSGALPARIVYLEERTVGPSLGADSIRQGVAASIAGLVFIMLFMVVYYRLSGVNAILSLILNLVMLVAALVMLGAVLTLPGIAGVILTIGMAVDSNVLIFERIREELRAGKPVITAVELGFDRAFVTIVDTHVTTVVSSLILFVFGTGPIRGFAVTLLAGLLANLFTATFVSKTMFGYVLSRSERPAALSI, from the coding sequence ATGCGCGAAAATGTTCTCCAACGTGCCCTTGTGATTCTAGTCGTCACACTCGGCTGCCTCTATGTCATCTTGATCGGCTGGCGCGCGCCGCGCCTTGACGATTTCAGGTCGCTTGACCAAATCAAGAAAAACCTTGTCGCTAACATCAAGCTTGGCCTCGACCTCAAAGGCGGCTCGCACCTCGTCATGCAGGTTATGGTGGACGAGGCTCTGAAAAAGATGACCGACGACAACGCCGAGAAGGCGAAGACGATGCTGGAGAACATCGGGATTACCGTCAAGGAAGCCAAAAGCCTTTCCAACACCCAGCTTGTCGTCACGATCGCCGACGCCGGACGCATCACTGAAGCCCGCGACAAAATTCTCGAAGACTTTGGCAAGTCGGAATGGACGGCGAGCCTTAGCGGCGACACGCTGACGTTCACGCTCACGGAGCGCGCCGCCCAAGCCTACCGGCAACGCGCCGTCGAACAGGCGATGCTCATCATCGAAAACCGCATCAACGCTTTCGGTGTGGCGGAGCCGACGCTACAACGGTACGGCGCAGAGCAAAATCACCAAATTTTGCTGCAACTGCCCGGCGTGGACGACCCGGAGCGCGTCAAAAAGACGCTGGTTTTGGAGTCAAACTTGGAGTTGCGTCCAGTGGATGGAACCTACCGGGTATACCCCACACTGGAGGAGGCGCAGACGGCCATCGGGAGTCGAACGGATGTCGAGGCGCTGCCCCTTGACGAACGTGAGGACGAGGAAGCCTTCGATGAAGACGGCAACCCCATCCCCCAGCCGAAGAGGCAGCCTAAGCCCGACGCGCCTACGCAGTACCTTGTGGTCTCCAAAACGCCTGTCGTCGTCGGCCGCGACCTGCGCGACGCCTTTGCTTCATCGGGCAGTGCGGACGGCGAAGGCAATTACCGCATCATCTTCAAACTCAAAGACGACGCAGCGAAGAAATTCGCCGACTGGACTGGACAAAACATTGGCAAGGGGTTGGCGATTGTCCTCAACGGTCGGGTCAAGTCCGCGCCGACCATTCGCGGTCAGATTCGGGACACCGGCGAGATTACGGGGAATTTCACCAAAGCCTCGGCCGAAGACCTTGCTTTGGTTTTGCGTTCAGGGGCGCTGCCCGCGCGCATCGTGTACTTAGAGGAGCGAACCGTCGGGCCGTCGCTGGGAGCGGACTCTATCCGGCAAGGGGTGGCGGCTTCAATTGCCGGGCTGGTGTTCATCATGCTCTTCATGGTCGTGTACTACCGGCTGTCGGGCGTCAACGCCATTCTCTCGCTCATCCTCAACTTGGTTATGCTTGTCGCCGCGCTGGTGATGCTGGGCGCGGTGCTAACGCTGCCGGGCATCGCCGGCGTTATTCTGACGATTGGCATGGCGGTGGATTCCAATGTTTTGATCTTCGAGCGGATTCGCGAGGAACTTCGGGCGGGCAAGCCGGTCATCACCGCCGTCGAGCTAGGGTTCGACAGGGCGTTTGTGACGATTGTGGATACGCATGTTACCACCGTGGTGTCATCGTTGATCCTGTTTGTGTTTGGGACAGGACCGATTCGTGGTTTCGCCGTCACGCTGTTGGCAGGCCTGTTGGCGAACCTGTTTACGGCGACATTTGTTTCCAAGACGATGTTTGGCTATGTGCTGTCACGTTCGGAACGCCCGGCGGCGCTCAGCATCTAG
- the secF gene encoding protein translocase subunit SecF has product MIELFRNPNYDFLGKAKYFIAFSVVVLIAGCVSMVTRGFNLGVDFAGGTKLTVRFVSPPDENQIREALRKGGYAPDKVVIQRTSKQLSQSDRNEVFINTPQTEADVDGDKRKITAALQQHYGTPVPADKLDVNLVGASTLADRLTELDVLDLKKTLPPGEAEKEYRRFADHVIRVRDAAGGTLSDLKAVPLTGFDVKMGEALERAAAVGAFNIVSAEIVGPQVGKDLRNRAIIVTIVACIGMLFFIALRFEWIYGVAAVIAVVHDVLITLGLFSLFQWEISLTFIAAMLTLVGYSMNDTIVIFDRIREQLKERRREDLAKLTNNAINQTLSRTVITSGLTLLSVLALVLFGGDVLRSFSLALLVGIVFGTYSSIAIAGPILLWWKRYLEQRQSAAAPEATVKVRADEKPSQRRAKSAPIR; this is encoded by the coding sequence ATGATTGAGCTTTTTCGGAATCCCAACTACGACTTTCTCGGCAAAGCCAAGTACTTCATCGCCTTTTCGGTCGTCGTCCTGATTGCGGGCTGTGTTTCCATGGTGACACGCGGCTTCAATCTGGGAGTGGACTTCGCTGGTGGGACGAAGCTGACGGTACGGTTCGTGTCTCCCCCGGACGAAAACCAAATCCGCGAAGCCCTGCGCAAGGGCGGCTACGCGCCAGACAAGGTGGTGATTCAGCGTACCAGCAAGCAGTTGAGTCAATCCGACCGGAATGAAGTCTTCATCAACACGCCACAGACCGAGGCGGACGTAGACGGCGACAAGCGTAAGATTACAGCGGCGTTGCAGCAGCACTACGGCACGCCTGTTCCGGCCGACAAGCTGGATGTCAACCTCGTCGGGGCGAGCACGTTAGCCGACCGACTGACGGAGTTGGATGTCCTTGATCTCAAGAAGACCCTCCCGCCCGGCGAAGCCGAAAAAGAATATCGCCGGTTCGCGGATCACGTCATCCGGGTACGCGATGCGGCGGGAGGGACGTTGTCCGACCTGAAGGCTGTACCGTTGACTGGTTTTGACGTCAAGATGGGCGAAGCGCTGGAACGGGCGGCGGCGGTCGGCGCGTTCAACATCGTCAGCGCGGAAATCGTCGGGCCGCAAGTGGGCAAAGACCTGCGAAATCGCGCAATCATCGTCACCATTGTAGCCTGCATCGGCATGTTGTTTTTCATCGCCCTTCGGTTCGAGTGGATTTACGGCGTGGCGGCAGTCATCGCCGTCGTTCACGACGTACTCATCACGTTGGGACTCTTTTCACTCTTCCAGTGGGAGATTTCGTTGACGTTCATCGCGGCGATGCTGACGCTGGTGGGCTACTCGATGAACGACACCATCGTGATCTTTGACCGCATCCGCGAACAGCTCAAAGAGCGGCGGCGTGAAGACCTCGCCAAGCTGACCAACAACGCCATCAATCAAACCCTGTCTCGGACGGTCATCACATCGGGACTGACGTTACTTTCCGTGCTGGCGCTGGTGTTGTTTGGCGGCGACGTTTTGAGGAGCTTCTCACTAGCTTTGCTGGTAGGGATTGTCTTTGGCACGTACTCATCCATTGCAATCGCCGGCCCCATTCTGTTGTGGTGGAAGCGTTACCTTGAGCAACGGCAGTCGGCGGCCGCACCGGAAGCGACGGTTAAGGTGCGGGCCGACGAAAAACCGTCTCAGCGACGGGCAAAATCAGCACCGATCCGCTAG
- a CDS encoding DUF3299 domain-containing protein, with protein MLQRRAFVTALLLLGWMGGPGGVNAAPPATLRFRDLDGVQVNGREVIFPQRAQQLNGKQVEINGFMVPLGIGDGKIRRFILIEVPLACCFGDGPGIEQMIFVTLAPGQELSAASDYPVTVSGTFQVGVQRRESGAVESLYRIVNARARKLV; from the coding sequence GTGTTACAGAGGCGAGCTTTTGTAACGGCTCTACTGCTGTTGGGATGGATGGGCGGGCCGGGCGGCGTCAACGCCGCTCCGCCGGCGACGCTGCGGTTTCGTGATCTGGACGGCGTACAGGTCAACGGTCGGGAAGTAATCTTCCCTCAGCGGGCCCAGCAGCTCAACGGCAAGCAGGTGGAAATCAACGGTTTTATGGTGCCGCTCGGCATCGGAGACGGCAAAATCCGGCGCTTTATTCTGATCGAAGTGCCCCTGGCCTGCTGTTTCGGCGACGGCCCGGGCATTGAGCAAATGATTTTTGTCACGCTTGCGCCAGGGCAGGAACTCAGCGCCGCCAGCGATTATCCCGTAACTGTAAGCGGCACGTTTCAGGTCGGCGTCCAGCGACGCGAAAGTGGGGCTGTGGAAAGCCTTTATCGGATTGTGAATGCCCGCGCCCGCAAGCTGGTTTAG
- a CDS encoding zinc-ribbon domain-containing protein — protein sequence MQVVCTQCRAKFDIQEKNLPEKPFQVNCPKCRFEMTVKPPPKATPVLPGARKPMQVNQEVIAQLIALLTGQLRDSNGSAGPLASWERRQTLICLADQAQVHQVLEKLDHNTYAPTVCEEAAKALELMRDTRVDVILLDPQFDSANQGGIAILRHVNSLPPKYRRRTYLVLLSPQVKTLDTYMAFLNGVNLTINTADIDSINQIMERSIRDFNELYRHYNAAAGLKPF from the coding sequence ATGCAGGTCGTTTGCACGCAATGCCGCGCAAAATTTGACATTCAGGAGAAAAACCTGCCGGAGAAACCTTTTCAGGTCAACTGTCCGAAGTGTCGCTTTGAGATGACGGTCAAGCCGCCGCCGAAAGCGACGCCGGTGTTGCCGGGAGCAAGGAAGCCTATGCAGGTCAATCAGGAGGTGATTGCGCAGCTTATCGCTTTACTGACGGGGCAGCTACGCGACTCGAACGGCTCGGCCGGTCCGCTGGCGAGTTGGGAACGCCGTCAGACGTTGATCTGTCTGGCCGACCAGGCGCAGGTTCACCAAGTGCTTGAAAAGCTCGACCATAATACCTATGCGCCGACGGTTTGCGAGGAAGCCGCCAAGGCGCTCGAACTCATGCGTGATACGCGCGTGGACGTGATCCTGCTCGATCCGCAGTTTGACAGCGCCAACCAAGGCGGCATCGCTATTTTGCGACATGTAAACTCGCTGCCGCCTAAGTACCGGCGGCGCACCTACTTGGTGCTGCTGTCGCCGCAGGTCAAAACACTTGACACCTACATGGCATTTCTCAACGGCGTCAATCTCACCATTAACACTGCCGACATCGATTCAATCAATCAGATTATGGAGCGCAGTATCCGCGACTTCAACGAGTTGTATCGCCATTACAACGCCGCTGCCGGCTTGAAGCCGTTTTAG
- the nrdR gene encoding transcriptional regulator NrdR encodes MKCPYCGNLEDRVVDSRESREGDVIRRRRECLKCERRFTSYERIDEIPYMVIKKDGRREPFDRQKVLAGLARACEKRPIPTAKLEAIVAAVEKYVQESRDRERSTQKIGELIMRRLKELDKVAYVRFASVYLEFKDVTEFMSELKSLVKSSAPASRRKRSTDGVSA; translated from the coding sequence GTGAAGTGTCCATACTGTGGCAACCTTGAGGACAGGGTTGTAGATTCGCGTGAAAGCCGCGAAGGGGATGTCATTCGGCGGCGGCGTGAGTGCCTAAAATGCGAACGGCGCTTTACGTCCTACGAGCGGATTGACGAAATCCCCTACATGGTGATCAAAAAGGACGGTCGGCGTGAGCCATTTGACCGCCAGAAGGTGTTGGCTGGGTTGGCGCGCGCATGCGAAAAGCGTCCGATTCCGACAGCCAAGCTGGAAGCCATTGTGGCGGCTGTGGAGAAGTATGTGCAGGAATCGCGCGACCGCGAGCGTTCAACGCAAAAAATCGGGGAACTGATCATGCGCCGGCTCAAGGAGCTCGACAAAGTGGCGTATGTTCGCTTTGCTTCGGTGTATTTGGAATTCAAAGACGTGACGGAGTTTATGTCCGAACTAAAATCGCTGGTGAAAAGCAGCGCCCCGGCATCTCGCCGCAAACGTTCTACGGACGGCGTTTCCGCGTGA
- the yhbH gene encoding sporulation protein YhbH — protein MAIQQNDWSLHRKGIIDQERHKERVKEAIRKNLGSIVSNESIILSDGRKTVKVPIRSLEEYKFRFDPHKRKHVGQGDGHSKVGDVIARGAQPGTGPGKGGGPAGDAPGQEYYEAEVNIDDIAALIFEDLQLPFLEERANKAMPARTTRFTEIRRTGPLSNLDKRRSIIENIKRNAIERGRAQIGGFRKEDLRFKSWEEDIRFESNAVVMAMMDVSGSMGEFKKYIARSFYFWMVRFLRTKYDNVEIVFISHHTEAKEVTEEQFFTQGESGGTVVSSAYRLALDIIEKRYPPKDWNIYPFHFSDGDNYYSDNDEAVRLADKLIATCNLFGYGEIGDEGTSGYRRSSGALLSIFKEHLKRQDRFIGVRIDSKEDVYPALKEFFGARNIKV, from the coding sequence ATGGCCATTCAACAAAACGACTGGAGCCTCCATCGCAAGGGCATTATTGACCAAGAGCGTCACAAGGAGCGCGTCAAGGAGGCCATCCGCAAAAACCTCGGTTCGATTGTGTCCAACGAGTCCATTATTCTGTCGGATGGACGCAAAACGGTCAAAGTGCCAATTCGTTCGTTGGAGGAATATAAGTTTCGGTTCGACCCTCACAAGCGCAAGCATGTTGGTCAAGGCGATGGTCACTCCAAGGTTGGCGACGTGATTGCGCGTGGAGCGCAGCCTGGTACTGGCCCGGGCAAGGGCGGCGGCCCGGCTGGTGACGCTCCCGGTCAGGAGTACTACGAAGCCGAGGTTAACATTGACGATATTGCGGCGCTGATTTTTGAAGACCTGCAGCTGCCATTTTTAGAAGAACGCGCCAACAAAGCCATGCCGGCGCGAACGACGCGCTTTACGGAAATCCGCCGCACCGGCCCGCTTTCTAACCTCGACAAACGGCGCTCCATCATCGAAAACATCAAACGCAATGCTATTGAGCGTGGCCGCGCGCAGATCGGCGGCTTCAGAAAGGAGGACCTGCGCTTCAAGAGTTGGGAAGAAGACATCCGGTTTGAGTCGAACGCCGTCGTGATGGCGATGATGGATGTGTCCGGCTCAATGGGTGAGTTCAAAAAGTACATTGCGCGGAGTTTTTACTTCTGGATGGTGCGGTTTCTGCGCACCAAGTACGACAACGTTGAAATCGTCTTCATCAGCCACCACACCGAGGCAAAGGAAGTCACCGAAGAACAGTTTTTCACGCAGGGTGAGTCTGGCGGCACAGTCGTGTCAAGCGCCTACAGGCTAGCGCTCGACATCATCGAGAAACGTTATCCGCCGAAGGACTGGAACATTTACCCGTTTCACTTTTCAGACGGTGACAACTATTACAGTGACAACGATGAAGCCGTGCGTTTGGCCGACAAGTTGATTGCCACCTGTAACCTGTTTGGCTACGGTGAGATCGGGGACGAGGGAACGTCAGGCTACCGGCGTTCGTCAGGGGCTTTGCTTTCAATCTTCAAGGAGCATCTCAAACGGCAGGATCGCTTCATTGGCGTGCGGATTGACAGCAAGGAAGACGTGTACCCAGCGCTCAAGGAGTTTTTCGGCGCACGGAATATTAAAGTCTAA
- a CDS encoding alpha/beta hydrolase, with translation MKAKQWLAALGGAALAGGVAWQYLKRPRDVRWIDCVGELPHPDASRFTVVDGVRLHYQEFGAADAPALVLIHGYCSSNYTWKDVVEPLAAAGYRVIAPDLKGFGFSEKPADRRYHVQDHAQLVVGLLDRLGIEAAMLVGNSFGGAVALACALMWRSRVSGLVLIDAAYNDAPLRQYPFSLYAQIIRTWLVGETAVPLLMATRRTVETLLRGFFHDQRMVTAERIAAYFRALRTVEGQRAAMTTARQWDLNWIEQELDGVTVPTLIIWGEYDRAIPVTLGVRLRARLPHAEFLVIPDCGHIPEEERPEETATLILDFCRRQAARPTAALTPSTAETPLTAAVSVAAVPKTEAVALTNATDEPPAAATGI, from the coding sequence GTGAAGGCCAAACAATGGTTGGCGGCGCTCGGCGGCGCCGCCCTGGCGGGCGGAGTCGCCTGGCAGTATCTCAAGCGTCCCCGTGACGTGCGGTGGATTGACTGCGTTGGCGAACTACCGCACCCGGACGCGAGCCGCTTCACGGTCGTGGACGGTGTGCGCTTGCACTACCAAGAGTTCGGCGCGGCGGACGCACCGGCGCTAGTGCTGATTCACGGCTATTGCTCCTCGAACTACACTTGGAAAGACGTTGTCGAGCCGCTGGCAGCCGCCGGCTATCGCGTCATTGCGCCGGATCTGAAGGGATTCGGCTTCTCAGAGAAGCCAGCTGACCGGCGGTATCATGTCCAGGATCACGCACAGCTTGTCGTTGGTCTCCTTGACCGACTGGGGATCGAAGCGGCGATGCTGGTGGGGAACTCCTTCGGCGGCGCGGTTGCGTTGGCGTGCGCCCTGATGTGGCGTTCGCGCGTCTCCGGCCTTGTGCTGATTGACGCCGCCTATAATGACGCGCCTCTGCGGCAGTATCCCTTCAGCCTCTATGCGCAGATTATTCGGACATGGTTGGTGGGCGAAACGGCCGTGCCGTTACTGATGGCGACGCGCCGGACGGTCGAAACGCTGCTGCGTGGCTTTTTCCATGACCAGCGCATGGTGACGGCGGAGCGCATCGCAGCTTACTTCCGCGCGCTGCGGACGGTGGAAGGTCAGCGGGCGGCGATGACGACGGCGCGCCAGTGGGATTTGAATTGGATCGAGCAGGAGTTGGACGGCGTGACGGTTCCGACCCTCATCATCTGGGGCGAGTACGACCGCGCGATTCCCGTCACCCTAGGCGTCCGGCTGCGCGCTCGCCTGCCGCATGCCGAGTTTCTCGTCATCCCTGACTGTGGGCATATTCCAGAAGAAGAGCGCCCGGAAGAAACGGCAACACTTATCCTGGATTTTTGTCGGCGGCAAGCGGCGCGTCCGACGGCTGCCCTGACGCCTTCAACGGCGGAGACGCCGCTTACAGCGGCTGTGTCCGTCGCCGCCGTCCCCAAAACAGAAGCAGTCGCCTTGACGAACGCGACGGATGAACCACCGGCGGCTGCAACCGGCATTTGA
- a CDS encoding PilT/PilU family type 4a pilus ATPase: MSYFDLPPIIERMLAVDEKISDLNFSVGRPPQVELNGKLVPVDIKGLRNLTPYQTEIIAMALMAGNSDAAEKLVQTGSVDLSYSLPSRTRFRVNIFSQRGTYSIVMRVIPTEVPTLESLGLPPQLGEISNLKNGIVLVTGPTGSGKSSTLAAILRKINEEKFYHIVTIEDPIEFLHTHKNCTINQRELGSDTPSFALALRAALRQAPKVILVGEMRDLETTEIALEAAETGHLVFSTLHTTDASKTVDRIIGIFPKNEEHVIRVRLAQAFRYIISQRLIPRADGKGRVAAVEILKSTPRTREYIEKGESEGKSLLDAMEDGSLEGMQHFDQVIERMIRQGIITQEDGLAFATNQNNLLLRLSGLGSSSDFAGEGGSEINRMQKAQQALRNPTLGGMRPVTPPVRTTLETPRPSMLDIIER; encoded by the coding sequence ATGAGTTACTTTGATTTACCGCCAATCATTGAGCGCATGCTTGCGGTAGATGAAAAAATCAGCGACTTGAATTTTTCAGTCGGCCGTCCGCCGCAGGTCGAACTCAACGGTAAGCTTGTACCGGTGGACATCAAGGGACTTCGCAACCTGACGCCCTACCAGACCGAAATCATCGCCATGGCGTTGATGGCGGGCAACAGCGACGCGGCGGAGAAGTTGGTTCAAACCGGTTCGGTGGATTTATCCTACAGTTTGCCGTCACGGACACGCTTTCGCGTCAACATCTTTTCCCAGCGCGGCACTTATTCGATTGTGATGCGCGTCATCCCAACGGAAGTGCCCACTCTTGAGTCGCTAGGGCTGCCGCCGCAGTTGGGTGAAATCTCGAATCTCAAAAACGGCATCGTCTTAGTGACTGGCCCGACTGGGAGCGGCAAGTCATCCACGCTGGCGGCGATCTTGCGGAAGATTAATGAGGAAAAATTCTACCACATCGTCACGATTGAAGACCCGATTGAGTTCCTCCACACACACAAAAACTGCACGATTAATCAGCGTGAATTAGGCAGCGACACGCCTAGCTTTGCGCTGGCGCTACGAGCGGCCCTACGGCAAGCGCCCAAGGTGATTCTTGTTGGGGAGATGCGCGACCTCGAAACGACGGAGATTGCACTTGAGGCTGCTGAGACGGGGCACTTGGTGTTTTCGACCCTGCACACCACAGACGCCTCCAAGACCGTGGATCGCATTATCGGCATCTTTCCGAAGAATGAGGAGCACGTGATTCGGGTTCGGTTGGCGCAGGCGTTTCGTTACATTATTAGCCAGCGTTTGATTCCGCGCGCCGACGGCAAAGGGCGCGTCGCCGCCGTTGAAATCCTCAAGTCCACACCGCGCACCCGTGAATACATCGAGAAAGGCGAAAGTGAAGGTAAGTCACTGCTGGACGCTATGGAAGACGGTTCGCTCGAAGGCATGCAGCATTTTGACCAAGTGATCGAGCGGATGATTCGTCAGGGCATCATTACGCAGGAAGACGGCCTCGCCTTTGCGACCAACCAGAACAACCTTTTGCTGCGGTTGTCAGGACTTGGCTCATCTAGCGATTTTGCCGGCGAAGGGGGCAGCGAAATCAACCGCATGCAGAAGGCGCAACAGGCGTTGCGCAACCCGACGCTGGGCGGGATGCGTCCTGTGACGCCGCCAGTGCGGACGACGCTGGAGACGCCGCGCCCGTCCATGCTGGACATCATTGAGCGGTGA